The following proteins come from a genomic window of Novosphingobium aromaticivorans DSM 12444:
- the infB gene encoding translation initiation factor IF-2: MSDSDKKPTLGRRPLGLKTAVEAGEVKQTFSHGRTNKVVVEVKRRKLMGRPGEAAPTAAPAAAATPAPTPVAPPPPPPPPPPPPSASRETRQEMQVRLLREAEEARLAALEAANRREQEERLRAIEEERRRAEEKARAEAEAAAAPAAPAAPAAPSAAPAAAQSAPEAAPAPVAEPEVARQPEAAPVAATAPAAPKAEEAKPAAPAVPAPRRFTPVAPAAPIKRPELAAKKPAHPQRDRKTEDRRGGKLTVTRALNEDEGARARSLAALKRAREKERRAHFAGQSQPREKQVRDVVVPDAITVQDLANRMAEKAADLVKALFKMGMMVTINQTIDQDTAELLVTEFGHNIQRVSESDADIDTSADVDPEESLKARPPVVTIMGHVDHGKTSLLDALRGTDVVRGEAGGITQHIGAYQIKTKGGDFITFLDTPGHEAFTEMRIRGANVTDIVILVVAGDDGLMPQTIEAINHTKAAGVPMIVAITKADKPEFQPQKIRERLLEHEIIVEAMSGDVQDVEVSAKTGAGLDELIEKILLQAELLELKANPDRSAEATVIEAKLDKGKGPLATVLVNRGTLKVGDILVVGTQSGRVRAMLDDKGRQVKAAGPSLPVEVLGIGGVPMAGDTLTVVESEARAREVAAYRQERATAKRTAQAPASLENMFSALAAKNAVIEYPLVIRADVQGSAEAIVNALNKISTDEIKVRILASGVGAITESDVNLAQASGAPIVGFNVRPNAKARELIERNKVRMKYFDVIYQLTDDIRSEMAGELGPEAIETVVGRAEVKEVFPAGKRDKAAGLLVVEGVIRKGLHARLTRNDVIVSRTTIASLRRFKDDVPEVRAGLECGVLLQDTNDIKAGDQLEVFEVEMRERTL; the protein is encoded by the coding sequence ATGAGCGATAGCGACAAGAAGCCGACGCTGGGCCGCAGGCCACTGGGCCTGAAGACCGCGGTGGAGGCCGGAGAGGTCAAGCAGACCTTCAGCCACGGTCGCACCAACAAGGTGGTGGTCGAAGTGAAGCGGCGCAAGCTGATGGGCCGGCCGGGCGAGGCCGCACCGACGGCTGCCCCTGCTGCTGCGGCAACCCCCGCACCCACGCCGGTCGCGCCTCCGCCGCCTCCGCCGCCCCCGCCGCCGCCGCCTTCGGCCAGCCGCGAGACGCGTCAGGAAATGCAGGTCCGCCTGCTGCGCGAGGCCGAGGAAGCCCGACTCGCCGCGCTCGAGGCCGCCAACCGCCGCGAGCAGGAAGAACGCCTGCGCGCGATCGAGGAAGAGCGTCGCCGCGCCGAGGAAAAGGCTCGGGCCGAAGCCGAGGCTGCCGCCGCGCCTGCTGCGCCTGCTGCGCCGGCCGCTCCGTCTGCCGCTCCTGCGGCCGCTCAGTCGGCTCCCGAAGCGGCTCCGGCCCCCGTGGCCGAGCCCGAAGTCGCCAGGCAGCCGGAAGCAGCGCCTGTCGCCGCCACCGCTCCTGCCGCGCCCAAGGCCGAGGAAGCAAAACCTGCCGCGCCTGCGGTGCCCGCGCCGCGCCGTTTCACGCCGGTCGCTCCTGCCGCACCGATCAAGCGTCCGGAACTGGCCGCCAAGAAGCCCGCGCACCCGCAGCGCGATCGCAAGACGGAAGACCGCCGTGGCGGCAAGCTTACCGTCACGCGCGCACTGAACGAGGACGAAGGCGCACGCGCCCGTTCGCTCGCCGCGCTCAAGCGTGCGCGTGAAAAGGAACGCCGCGCGCACTTCGCCGGCCAGTCGCAGCCCCGCGAAAAGCAGGTCCGCGATGTGGTCGTGCCTGATGCGATCACGGTGCAGGATCTGGCGAACCGCATGGCCGAAAAGGCTGCGGACCTCGTCAAGGCGCTGTTCAAGATGGGCATGATGGTCACCATCAACCAGACCATCGACCAGGATACCGCCGAACTGCTGGTGACCGAATTCGGCCACAACATCCAGCGCGTCAGCGAGAGCGATGCCGACATCGACACTTCGGCGGACGTCGATCCGGAAGAGTCGCTGAAGGCGCGTCCGCCGGTCGTGACCATCATGGGCCACGTCGATCACGGCAAGACCTCGCTGCTCGACGCGCTGCGCGGGACCGACGTGGTGCGCGGCGAAGCCGGCGGCATCACGCAGCATATCGGCGCCTACCAGATCAAGACCAAGGGCGGCGACTTCATCACCTTCCTTGATACCCCGGGTCACGAAGCCTTCACCGAGATGCGCATTCGCGGTGCGAACGTCACCGACATCGTCATCCTGGTGGTTGCCGGCGACGACGGGCTGATGCCGCAGACGATCGAGGCGATCAACCACACCAAGGCGGCCGGCGTGCCGATGATCGTGGCGATCACCAAGGCCGACAAGCCCGAGTTCCAGCCGCAGAAGATCCGCGAGCGCCTGCTCGAGCACGAGATCATCGTCGAGGCCATGTCGGGTGACGTCCAGGACGTCGAAGTCTCGGCCAAGACCGGTGCCGGGCTGGACGAACTGATCGAGAAGATCCTGCTTCAGGCCGAACTGCTTGAACTGAAGGCGAACCCGGATCGTTCGGCCGAAGCCACCGTGATCGAGGCCAAGCTCGACAAGGGCAAGGGTCCGCTGGCAACCGTGCTGGTCAATCGCGGCACGCTCAAGGTTGGCGACATTCTCGTTGTCGGCACCCAGTCGGGTCGCGTTCGCGCGATGCTCGACGACAAGGGCCGCCAGGTCAAGGCCGCTGGGCCCTCGCTCCCGGTCGAGGTACTCGGCATCGGCGGCGTGCCGATGGCCGGCGACACGCTGACCGTTGTCGAAAGCGAAGCCCGTGCTCGTGAAGTGGCCGCGTACCGTCAGGAACGCGCAACCGCCAAGCGCACCGCGCAGGCGCCTGCCAGCCTCGAGAACATGTTCTCCGCGCTCGCCGCGAAGAATGCTGTCATCGAATACCCGCTGGTCATCCGGGCCGACGTGCAGGGTTCTGCCGAAGCGATCGTCAACGCGCTCAACAAGATCTCGACCGACGAGATCAAGGTCCGCATCCTTGCTTCGGGCGTGGGTGCGATCACCGAGAGCGACGTCAACCTGGCCCAGGCCAGCGGCGCGCCGATCGTCGGCTTCAACGTCCGTCCCAACGCCAAGGCGCGCGAGTTGATCGAGCGCAACAAGGTGCGGATGAAGTATTTCGACGTGATCTATCAACTCACCGACGACATCCGTTCGGAAATGGCGGGCGAGCTGGGTCCGGAGGCGATCGAAACGGTCGTCGGCCGCGCCGAGGTCAAGGAGGTGTTCCCCGCTGGCAAGAGGGACAAGGCTGCCGGTCTGCTCGTGGTCGAAGGCGTTATCCGCAAGGGGCTGCACGCACGCCTTACGCGCAACGACGTCATCGTCAGCCGCACGACCATCGCCTCGCTGCGCCGCTTCAAGGACGACGTGCCGGAAGTCCGTGCCGGTCTGGAATGCGGCGTTCTGCTGCAGGACACGAACGACATCAAGGCTGGCGACCAGCTGGAAGTCTTCGAAGTCGAGATGCGCGAACGGACGCTGTAA
- a CDS encoding DUF448 domain-containing protein has product MRIPHNEPLSSDIDGKAPAGKSPPERKCVLSGRHDARGDLIRLAISPDGDVLPDVLARAPGRGAWIGVPRADLEKAIANGKLKGVLARAFKGATLNIPADLADRIEQALRRTVTDRLGIELRAGNVLLGTEKIAQGARSGAVTFLGHASDAGTDGPNKLAQAWRVGEGAEGSGLKGTILPLDRAALSVALGRDNVVHLALTDAAAAERLAGPLQRLMHFLGHEIDAAKPQAGEAANDDIDTKGE; this is encoded by the coding sequence ATGCGGATTCCTCACAATGAGCCGCTGAGCTCCGACATCGACGGCAAGGCACCGGCGGGCAAGTCCCCGCCGGAGCGCAAGTGCGTGCTGAGCGGGCGACATGATGCGCGTGGCGATCTGATTCGCCTCGCCATCTCGCCCGACGGAGATGTGCTTCCCGATGTGCTGGCGCGTGCCCCCGGGCGCGGCGCCTGGATCGGCGTGCCGCGTGCAGACCTTGAAAAAGCCATTGCCAATGGCAAACTTAAGGGCGTGCTGGCGCGCGCCTTCAAGGGGGCGACGCTCAACATCCCGGCCGACCTTGCCGACCGCATCGAACAGGCGCTGCGCCGAACGGTTACCGACCGTCTCGGCATCGAGCTTCGTGCGGGCAATGTCTTGCTGGGTACCGAAAAGATCGCGCAGGGTGCGCGCTCGGGGGCGGTGACGTTCCTGGGTCACGCCTCGGATGCCGGGACCGACGGCCCCAACAAGCTCGCCCAGGCATGGCGCGTGGGCGAGGGGGCGGAAGGGTCCGGACTGAAAGGCACCATCTTGCCGCTGGACCGGGCGGCGCTGTCTGTGGCATTGGGCCGCGACAACGTCGTTCACCTGGCGCTGACCGATGCCGCCGCAGCCGAAAGGCTGGCAGGGCCGCTGCAGCGCCTGATGCATTTTCTCGGGCACGAGATTGACGCTGCTAAGCCCCAGGCGGGCGAGGCCGCGAACGACGATATTGATACGAAGGGCGAATGA